A single window of Microbispora hainanensis DNA harbors:
- a CDS encoding GH1 family beta-glucosidase, translating into MFLWGTATASYQIEGAVNEDGRGPSVWDTFSHTPGKVRDGHTGDVACDHYHRYAEDVALMAGLGVNAYRFSIAWPRVMPTGAGPVNQAGLDFYDRLVDALCERGITPVPTLFHWDLPQALEDEGGWLSRDTSRRFADYAAVVAERLTDRVRMWITLNEPFVHMVEGYGLGIHAPGRALMFDALPVAHHQLLGHGLATQALRAAGAEQVLITNNCTPVWPASDSPEDLAAAETYDILHNRLFNDPVLTGAYPDLTAFGVEIPVRPGDLETIGQPLDGLGINYYNPTRIGGPGGDGLPFRFEEISGVPTTAFGWPVVPDGLRELLDSLKARYGEALPPVYITENGCSYDGLDDQERIAYLDGHITAMRRADVDLRGYFVWSLLDNFEWAEGYHQRFGLVHVDFETQERTPKASYHWLRKFLEAQSTDT; encoded by the coding sequence ATGTTCCTCTGGGGCACGGCCACCGCGTCCTACCAGATCGAAGGCGCGGTGAACGAGGACGGCAGAGGGCCCTCCGTCTGGGACACCTTCTCGCACACGCCGGGAAAGGTCCGCGACGGGCACACGGGAGACGTGGCCTGCGACCACTATCACCGCTACGCCGAGGACGTGGCGCTGATGGCCGGCCTCGGCGTCAACGCCTACCGCTTCTCCATCGCCTGGCCGCGGGTGATGCCCACCGGCGCCGGGCCGGTCAACCAGGCCGGTCTCGACTTCTACGACCGCCTGGTCGACGCGCTGTGCGAGCGCGGCATCACCCCCGTGCCGACGCTCTTCCACTGGGACCTGCCGCAGGCGCTGGAGGACGAGGGCGGCTGGCTCAGCCGTGACACCTCCCGCCGTTTCGCCGACTACGCCGCCGTCGTGGCCGAACGGCTGACCGACCGCGTACGGATGTGGATCACGCTCAACGAGCCGTTCGTCCACATGGTGGAGGGATACGGCCTGGGCATCCACGCCCCGGGCAGGGCGCTCATGTTCGACGCGCTGCCGGTGGCCCACCACCAGTTGCTCGGGCACGGCCTGGCCACGCAGGCCCTGCGGGCGGCCGGGGCGGAGCAGGTGCTGATCACCAACAACTGCACCCCGGTCTGGCCCGCCTCGGACTCACCGGAGGACCTCGCCGCCGCCGAGACGTACGACATCCTGCACAACCGGCTGTTCAACGACCCGGTCCTCACCGGCGCCTACCCCGACCTGACGGCGTTCGGCGTCGAGATCCCCGTACGGCCCGGCGACCTGGAGACGATCGGCCAGCCCCTCGACGGGCTGGGGATCAACTACTACAACCCCACCCGGATCGGAGGTCCGGGCGGCGACGGCCTGCCGTTCCGGTTCGAGGAGATCTCCGGCGTTCCCACCACCGCGTTCGGCTGGCCCGTCGTCCCCGACGGCCTGCGCGAACTGCTCGACTCCCTCAAGGCCAGGTACGGCGAAGCGCTGCCGCCCGTCTACATCACCGAGAACGGCTGCTCGTACGACGGCCTGGACGACCAGGAGCGGATCGCCTACCTCGACGGCCACATCACGGCCATGCGCCGGGCGGACGTGGACCTGCGGGGCTACTTCGTCTGGTCGCTGCTGGACAACTTCGAGTGGGCCGAGGGCTATCACCAGCGGTTCGGGCTGGTCCACGTCGACTTCGAGACCCAGGAGCGCACCCCGAAGGCGTCCTACCACTGGCTGCGGAAGTTCCTGGAGGCTCAGAGCACCGACACGTGA
- a CDS encoding TetR/AcrR family transcriptional regulator, giving the protein MTTGGALRRRPAQRRSQERVERMLDECALLLDEVGYAALTTKEVARRAEVPIGTFYQFFTDKQSLVRALALRNLEAYLDRIASRLAAVPLSDWTDTVDLVVDEFVRMKRTTPGFGVVDFGEVLAAPGGPALPGTQRMLDEALENNVIVADRLRSLIVDRLGVAPGDGLSRAFVVAVEAADAVLKLAFRVHPDGDPDLIAECKRLVRRYLSDHLA; this is encoded by the coding sequence ATGACGACAGGGGGAGCGCTACGCCGACGGCCCGCGCAGCGCCGCAGTCAGGAGCGGGTCGAGCGCATGCTGGACGAGTGCGCCCTGCTGCTCGACGAGGTGGGGTACGCCGCCCTGACCACCAAGGAGGTCGCCCGCCGGGCCGAGGTGCCGATCGGGACCTTCTACCAGTTCTTCACCGACAAGCAGAGCCTGGTCCGCGCGCTCGCGCTGCGGAACCTTGAGGCGTACCTCGACCGGATCGCGTCCCGGCTGGCCGCCGTGCCGCTGTCCGACTGGACCGACACCGTTGACCTGGTCGTGGACGAGTTCGTCCGCATGAAGCGGACCACGCCGGGCTTCGGGGTGGTGGACTTCGGCGAGGTGCTCGCCGCTCCCGGCGGCCCCGCCCTGCCCGGCACCCAGCGGATGCTCGACGAGGCGCTGGAGAACAACGTGATCGTGGCCGACCGGCTGCGCTCCCTCATCGTCGACCGGCTCGGCGTGGCGCCGGGCGACGGCCTGTCGCGCGCCTTCGTCGTCGCCGTGGAGGCGGCCGACGCCGTGCTCAAACTGGCCTTCCGCGTCCACCCCGACGGCGACCCCGACCTCATCGCCGAGTGCAAACGCCTCGTCCGCCGCTACCTCTCCGACCACCTGGCCTGA
- a CDS encoding GH39 family glycosyl hydrolase — MKIPATTATVRVHPARRADHPLSKSKFAVFNSGIVHAPTYRRDEAALRAAHPESVRIDIGWGAQWIGYERPISTPTPDGFVYDFSELDEIGTFLNGLGIRPYWSYCYVPAPYQPEGGDWRDLADDAGWAEMVRAYVAGARERGVKVGYHEVYNEPDLRDEKTGEAVFYGGDLDDYLQLYRTAAPAIREADPDTPVGGPALAMVLPNEHWIPAFLDTVRSEKLPLDFFSFHHYGTHSVHVALEKVLRHLEERPDLADVEVHLNEYNSYPVHYPRGGTQDGHHMAAALLADFATLLAAPGLTKVNWAQFLDSGQDNYSGMVTIDGERKPVLSAYEFYQNMPTDRCVIEIDGPPEVGGLAGVEPGRLSVAVWNRSPRAVRVRLDLGEGTYESVALRRIDDGNDGAEAEHLPAERFWDLELPRGGVALLEATDTAARTAPPAPAGAVRRVRHRYTARTTSAWADLDEATTTFRLGTATDPHAVPVITADLEGCGETITVTGRLTDASGAPLTGGRLVVRIDGGLGQSREVYLDEQAPQTVDLTGLAAELGRARVTVALRGAPEHAFATVTLT; from the coding sequence GTGAAGATCCCCGCCACGACCGCGACCGTCCGAGTGCACCCGGCCCGCCGCGCCGACCACCCGCTGTCGAAGTCGAAGTTCGCCGTCTTCAACAGCGGCATCGTGCACGCCCCGACCTACCGCCGCGACGAGGCCGCGCTGCGCGCCGCGCATCCCGAGTCGGTCCGCATCGACATCGGCTGGGGCGCCCAATGGATCGGCTACGAGCGCCCGATCAGCACGCCCACGCCGGACGGCTTCGTCTACGACTTCTCCGAGCTGGACGAGATCGGAACGTTCCTCAACGGCCTCGGCATCCGCCCCTACTGGTCGTACTGCTACGTGCCGGCCCCCTACCAGCCCGAGGGCGGCGACTGGCGCGACCTCGCCGACGACGCCGGCTGGGCGGAGATGGTCCGCGCCTACGTCGCCGGCGCCCGCGAGCGCGGCGTCAAGGTCGGCTACCACGAGGTCTACAACGAGCCCGACCTGCGCGACGAGAAGACCGGCGAGGCCGTCTTCTACGGCGGCGACCTGGACGACTACCTGCAGCTCTACCGCACGGCCGCGCCCGCGATCCGCGAAGCCGACCCCGACACCCCGGTGGGCGGCCCGGCCCTGGCCATGGTGCTGCCGAACGAGCACTGGATCCCGGCCTTCCTCGACACCGTACGGTCGGAGAAGCTGCCGCTGGACTTCTTCTCCTTCCACCACTACGGCACCCACAGCGTGCATGTGGCCCTGGAGAAGGTGCTGCGCCACCTGGAGGAGCGCCCCGACCTGGCGGACGTGGAGGTGCACCTCAACGAGTACAACTCCTACCCGGTGCACTATCCGCGCGGCGGCACCCAGGACGGCCACCACATGGCGGCGGCCCTGCTCGCCGACTTCGCCACGCTCCTCGCCGCGCCGGGGCTGACGAAGGTGAACTGGGCGCAGTTCCTCGACAGCGGCCAGGACAACTACTCGGGCATGGTCACCATCGACGGCGAGCGCAAGCCGGTGCTCAGCGCGTACGAGTTCTACCAGAACATGCCGACCGATCGCTGTGTGATCGAGATCGACGGCCCGCCCGAGGTCGGCGGGCTGGCCGGCGTCGAGCCCGGCCGGCTGAGCGTGGCCGTGTGGAACCGCTCGCCCCGCGCCGTGCGGGTCCGCCTCGACCTGGGCGAGGGCACGTACGAGAGCGTCGCGCTGCGCAGGATCGACGACGGCAACGACGGCGCCGAGGCCGAGCACCTGCCCGCCGAGCGCTTCTGGGATCTGGAGCTGCCCCGCGGCGGCGTCGCCCTGCTGGAGGCGACCGACACCGCCGCGCGGACCGCCCCGCCCGCCCCCGCAGGCGCCGTCCGCCGGGTCCGCCACCGCTACACCGCCCGCACCACGAGCGCGTGGGCCGACCTGGACGAGGCCACCACCACCTTCCGCCTCGGCACCGCGACCGACCCGCACGCCGTGCCCGTCATCACCGCCGACCTGGAGGGCTGCGGCGAGACGATCACCGTCACCGGGCGGCTCACCGACGCGTCCGGCGCGCCCCTCACCGGCGGACGGCTCGTCGTCCGCATCGACGGCGGCCTCGGGCAGAGCCGCGAGGTCTACCTGGACGAGCAGGCCCCGCAGACGGTGGACCTCACCGGCCTCGCCGCCGAGCTCGGCCGGGCGCGCGTCACGGTCGCGCTGCGCGGCGCGCCCGAGCACGCCTTCGCCACCGTCACCCTCACCTGA
- a CDS encoding GH39 family glycosyl hydrolase, translating into MKRPLRTLATVATTLLISTALAARPVHAADATVTADFATPVDYPLVKSKFGLFNSGYVSPARWKRDAAKMAALRPARVRWETMWGNEQHGWTPLVTGSPSHPRYHFAQIDRLADLIKTAGAQPVPALTYTPGILKPSGGNWNDPPKDPSVWATKIVPALVAHWKKTGRRAGSYEIWNEPDLPGVFWTGTQQQYLDLYRDASRAIRAADPDAYVEGPALCCVGWKTEFVNRVLADNLPLDGFSFHAYTDATDGSLENNYQGATDSGLTAYRMATVDDNLNEYNWSHDFTVPTDVITHRGAAELLKSFKALLAKPWITHVEWAQFQDPVCPTTCDVIGLLDREGHVRASYNAFKLYAGMPVARKQLTIDGAVDGLASSDSHKSGVLLWNTSGTTQDVTASLTNIPFAEGDFRVYRIDADHASYEDNPASETLTPVEQQLGVSTAGLTWTGTIPDHGIVYLEAEDGTGTSSLDPVDVGTVIRDLQYMPNHGKKSYASFDRRTWTAEIGMGTETWADTAAGVVATDLPGTLRIRAESTGTFQNLDANSLHGVRIDFETASGYTKGVLLHGGLYNSTRSAPMPWGTKRQADQVIHVTDFSDFTVNLPDLAPPGWTGRVTMSFHQQNTGPGTRTTFTVRPA; encoded by the coding sequence ATGAAAAGACCGTTGAGAACCCTCGCCACCGTCGCGACCACCCTGCTGATCAGCACGGCGCTCGCCGCCCGGCCCGTCCACGCAGCCGACGCCACCGTCACCGCCGACTTCGCCACCCCCGTCGACTACCCCCTCGTCAAGAGCAAGTTCGGCCTGTTCAACAGCGGGTACGTGTCGCCGGCCCGCTGGAAGCGCGACGCCGCCAAGATGGCGGCGCTGCGGCCGGCGCGGGTGCGCTGGGAGACCATGTGGGGCAACGAGCAGCACGGCTGGACCCCCTTGGTCACCGGCTCGCCCTCCCACCCGCGCTACCACTTCGCGCAGATCGACCGGCTCGCCGACCTCATCAAGACCGCCGGCGCGCAGCCGGTGCCCGCGCTCACGTACACGCCCGGCATCCTCAAACCGTCCGGCGGCAACTGGAACGACCCGCCCAAGGACCCCTCCGTGTGGGCTACGAAGATCGTCCCCGCCCTCGTCGCCCACTGGAAGAAGACCGGGCGGCGCGCCGGCTCGTACGAGATCTGGAACGAACCCGACCTGCCCGGCGTGTTCTGGACCGGCACCCAGCAGCAGTACCTCGACCTGTACCGCGACGCCTCCCGCGCCATACGCGCCGCCGACCCGGACGCCTACGTCGAGGGCCCGGCGCTGTGCTGCGTGGGGTGGAAGACCGAGTTCGTCAACCGCGTCCTCGCCGACAACCTGCCCTTGGACGGCTTCTCCTTCCACGCCTACACCGACGCCACCGACGGCAGCCTGGAGAACAACTACCAGGGAGCCACCGACTCCGGCCTGACCGCATACCGGATGGCCACCGTCGACGACAACCTCAACGAGTACAACTGGTCACACGACTTCACCGTGCCCACCGACGTCATCACCCACCGCGGGGCCGCCGAGCTGCTGAAGAGCTTCAAGGCGCTGCTGGCCAAGCCGTGGATCACGCACGTCGAATGGGCGCAGTTCCAGGACCCGGTCTGCCCCACGACCTGCGACGTCATCGGGCTGCTCGACCGCGAGGGGCACGTGCGGGCCTCGTACAACGCTTTCAAGCTGTACGCCGGCATGCCCGTGGCCCGCAAGCAGCTCACCATCGACGGCGCCGTCGACGGCCTGGCCTCCTCCGACTCCCACAAGTCCGGCGTGCTGCTCTGGAACACCTCCGGCACCACCCAGGACGTCACCGCCTCGTTGACCAACATCCCCTTCGCTGAGGGCGACTTCCGCGTCTACCGCATCGACGCCGACCACGCGAGCTACGAGGACAACCCCGCCAGCGAGACCCTCACCCCCGTCGAGCAGCAGCTCGGCGTCTCCACCGCCGGCCTGACCTGGACGGGCACCATCCCCGACCACGGCATCGTCTACCTGGAGGCCGAGGACGGCACCGGCACCTCGTCCCTCGACCCGGTTGACGTCGGCACCGTCATCCGCGACCTGCAGTACATGCCGAACCACGGCAAGAAGAGCTACGCGAGCTTCGACCGCCGCACCTGGACCGCCGAGATCGGCATGGGCACCGAGACCTGGGCCGACACCGCCGCCGGCGTCGTGGCGACCGACCTCCCCGGCACGTTGCGCATCCGCGCGGAGAGCACCGGCACCTTCCAGAACCTCGACGCCAACAGCCTGCACGGCGTGCGCATCGACTTCGAGACCGCCTCCGGCTACACCAAGGGGGTGCTGCTGCACGGCGGCCTCTACAACAGCACCCGATCCGCTCCCATGCCCTGGGGCACCAAGCGGCAGGCCGACCAGGTCATCCACGTCACCGACTTCTCCGACTTCACCGTCAACCTGCCCGACCTCGCCCCGCCCGGCTGGACCGGACGCGTCACCATGAGCTTCCACCAGCAGAACACCGGCCCCGGCACCCGCACCACCTTCACCGTCCGGCCCGCCTGA
- a CDS encoding carbohydrate ABC transporter permease, translating into MTVTDTIKVGAPSLAAQPAPGFHQARKRARTGFYHVGMTVLVVLYILPVLWAASMSLRTDAHMFDADQLIPHPITFEHYVNLFTILPDFGRYVGNTVLIAVVGTAGTLLSSSLAGYALARFTFPGQRALLMVILLTLMVPPQVTLIPQYVIFRNLNWLDTPLPIIVPMLFGGALPTFFFRQFFLTLPRELEDAAAIDGAGRWRTFFSVMAPLAGPAYLAMGLLTFVQLWNSFFVNSIYLQDQNQWVLTQALQSLIGRYNSQYGEIMAGVTLVSLPIVIGYVLVQRWVVRGIAFSGMAN; encoded by the coding sequence ATGACGGTCACCGACACGATCAAGGTGGGCGCGCCGAGCCTGGCCGCGCAGCCCGCGCCCGGCTTCCACCAGGCGCGCAAGCGGGCCAGGACCGGCTTCTACCACGTCGGAATGACGGTGCTGGTGGTGCTCTACATCCTGCCGGTGCTGTGGGCGGCGTCGATGTCGCTGCGTACGGACGCCCACATGTTCGACGCCGACCAGCTCATCCCGCACCCGATCACCTTCGAGCACTACGTGAACCTGTTCACGATCCTGCCGGACTTCGGGCGGTACGTCGGCAACACGGTGCTGATCGCCGTGGTCGGCACGGCCGGCACGCTGCTGTCGAGTTCGCTCGCCGGGTACGCGCTGGCCCGCTTCACCTTCCCGGGCCAGCGGGCGCTGCTGATGGTGATCCTGCTGACGCTGATGGTGCCGCCGCAGGTGACGCTCATCCCGCAGTACGTCATCTTCCGCAACCTGAACTGGCTCGACACCCCGCTGCCGATCATCGTGCCGATGCTGTTCGGCGGCGCGCTGCCCACGTTCTTCTTCCGGCAGTTCTTCCTCACGCTGCCGCGCGAGCTGGAGGACGCCGCCGCGATCGACGGCGCGGGCCGCTGGCGCACGTTCTTCTCGGTGATGGCACCGCTGGCCGGGCCGGCGTACCTGGCGATGGGGCTGCTGACGTTCGTCCAGCTCTGGAACAGCTTCTTCGTCAACAGCATCTACCTGCAGGACCAGAACCAGTGGGTGCTCACCCAGGCGCTGCAGAGCCTCATCGGCCGCTACAACAGCCAGTACGGCGAGATCATGGCCGGCGTCACCCTCGTCTCCCTGCCGATCGTCATCGGCTACGTCCTCGTCCAGCGCTGGGTGGTGCGCGGCATCGCCTTCAGCGGCATGGCCAACTGA
- a CDS encoding sugar-binding domain-containing protein, whose product MPTPLHDQHPRPLLARADWQDLGGDWRFAYDDGDVGLAEHWERRDDVFDQTITVPFPPESPASGIGDTGYHPVLWYRRTVEVEPPEAGRRVMLRFGAVDYRADVWVNGEHVAFHEGGQTPFGADITDALSADGRQVIVVRAFDDPHDLEQPRGKQDWQERPHVIWYERTTGIWQPVWLEEVPADHVEHLRWTPGGTPGEVDLDLRLARRTTGPVQVTVRLELDGRVLAEETSTVTGYRLRTRLVVQDGDHDAEPHHLQWTPERPTLCQATITVHGESSEDVVHSYVGFRTVGTDARSFLLNGLPYKLRMALSQGYWPQSHLAAPDAAALRTEVELIKQLGFNGIRVHQKAEDPRFLYWCDRLGVLVWADAAASYSFSPRSLARITREWIEIVERDAGHPCVVAWVAFNESWGVPQVAHSAAQRDAVRGLYHLLKALDPSRPVIGNDGWEYVSGDLLGVHDYTHDPEAIRDRYAARLEDTVATGRPGGRALTLTGDAPAVPVVLSEFGGFTHAPDDPTTWTGYGVADTPEQLLERLGTLLDAVHEAGDLAGFCFTQLTDTGQERNGLLTEDRKPKADPESIARIIRGRR is encoded by the coding sequence GTGCCCACGCCCTTGCACGACCAGCATCCGCGCCCGCTGCTGGCCCGCGCCGACTGGCAGGACCTCGGCGGCGACTGGCGGTTCGCCTACGACGACGGCGACGTCGGCCTCGCCGAACACTGGGAGCGCCGCGATGACGTGTTCGACCAGACGATCACGGTGCCCTTCCCGCCGGAGTCCCCGGCCAGCGGCATCGGCGACACCGGCTACCACCCGGTGCTGTGGTACCGCCGCACCGTCGAGGTGGAGCCGCCGGAGGCGGGCCGGCGGGTGATGCTGCGCTTCGGCGCGGTCGACTACCGCGCCGACGTGTGGGTGAACGGCGAGCACGTCGCCTTCCACGAAGGCGGCCAGACCCCGTTCGGCGCCGACATCACCGACGCGCTGTCCGCCGACGGCCGGCAGGTGATCGTCGTACGCGCCTTCGACGACCCGCACGACCTGGAGCAGCCGCGCGGCAAGCAGGACTGGCAGGAGCGCCCGCACGTCATCTGGTACGAGCGCACCACCGGCATCTGGCAGCCCGTCTGGCTGGAGGAGGTGCCCGCCGACCACGTCGAGCACCTGCGCTGGACGCCCGGCGGCACCCCCGGCGAGGTCGATCTGGATCTGCGGCTGGCCCGCCGCACCACCGGACCTGTCCAGGTGACGGTACGGCTGGAGCTCGACGGCCGCGTGCTGGCCGAGGAGACGTCCACCGTCACCGGCTACCGGCTGCGTACGCGCCTGGTCGTGCAGGACGGCGACCACGACGCCGAACCGCACCACCTGCAGTGGACGCCTGAGCGGCCGACCCTGTGCCAGGCGACGATCACCGTCCACGGCGAATCCTCCGAGGACGTCGTGCACAGCTACGTCGGGTTCAGGACGGTCGGCACCGACGCCCGGTCGTTCCTGCTGAACGGCCTGCCGTACAAGCTGCGCATGGCCCTGTCGCAGGGGTACTGGCCGCAGTCGCACCTGGCCGCCCCGGACGCGGCGGCGCTGCGCACCGAGGTCGAGCTGATCAAGCAGCTCGGCTTCAACGGCATCCGCGTCCACCAGAAGGCCGAGGACCCGCGCTTCCTGTACTGGTGCGACCGGCTCGGCGTGCTGGTGTGGGCCGACGCGGCGGCCTCGTACTCGTTCAGCCCGCGCTCGCTGGCCCGCATCACGCGCGAGTGGATCGAGATCGTCGAACGGGACGCCGGCCACCCGTGCGTCGTGGCCTGGGTCGCGTTCAACGAGAGCTGGGGCGTGCCGCAGGTGGCGCATTCGGCCGCGCAGCGCGACGCCGTACGCGGCCTGTACCACCTGCTCAAAGCGCTCGACCCGAGCCGGCCGGTGATCGGCAACGACGGCTGGGAGTACGTCAGCGGCGACCTGCTCGGCGTCCACGACTACACCCACGACCCCGAGGCCATCCGCGACCGCTACGCCGCCCGCCTGGAGGACACCGTCGCCACCGGACGGCCGGGCGGCCGTGCGCTCACCCTCACCGGCGACGCGCCCGCCGTGCCGGTGGTGCTCAGCGAGTTCGGCGGCTTCACCCACGCCCCCGACGACCCCACCACCTGGACCGGCTACGGCGTCGCCGACACGCCCGAGCAGCTCCTCGAACGGCTCGGCACGCTGCTGGACGCCGTGCACGAGGCCGGCGACCTGGCGGGGTTCTGCTTCACCCAGCTCACCGACACCGGACAGGAACGCAACGGACTGCTGACCGAGGACCGCAAACCCAAGGCCGACCCCGAGTCCATCGCCCGCATCATCCGCGGCCGGAGGTGA
- a CDS encoding carbohydrate ABC transporter permease: MGETAPSSAQAPRSRARRREAGTALLFLLPQIFGLVAFVGVPLGVSLYYSFTHWDLVAPEPTWIGLENWTHLLEDERVPKVLWNTIKFIFTGTLSFLLMSLVAALLTYRPRRGVAFYRALLFLPYVLSQIAVGIVWRWMFNTESGPINAAIELFGVDGPQWLLDPATAMPAIALVTTWQGLGYGMTLYIASLHGVPEALPEAAKIDGANAWQRFRHVMLPMISPTVLFLVVTSLIGALQLFDPVVAMTTSGGSIGMAGGPDDSTRTVVLYMYNQMFNYNERLSGLGYAAAIAWVLALLTFVLTLVQWAFSKRWVFYAGEGAAKKGGQG; the protein is encoded by the coding sequence ATGGGCGAAACCGCACCATCGTCCGCACAGGCGCCGCGCTCCCGGGCGCGGCGCCGTGAGGCGGGCACCGCGCTGCTGTTCCTGCTGCCCCAGATCTTCGGTCTGGTGGCCTTCGTCGGCGTCCCGCTCGGCGTGTCGCTGTACTACTCGTTCACCCACTGGGACCTGGTCGCCCCCGAGCCCACCTGGATCGGGCTGGAGAACTGGACGCACCTGCTCGAGGACGAGCGCGTGCCGAAGGTGCTGTGGAACACGATCAAGTTCATCTTCACCGGCACCCTCAGCTTCCTGCTGATGTCGCTGGTGGCCGCGCTGCTCACCTACCGGCCGCGGCGCGGGGTGGCGTTCTACCGGGCGCTGCTGTTCCTGCCGTACGTGCTGTCGCAGATCGCGGTCGGCATCGTCTGGCGCTGGATGTTCAACACCGAGTCCGGGCCGATCAACGCCGCGATCGAGCTGTTCGGCGTGGACGGGCCGCAGTGGCTGCTCGACCCGGCGACGGCGATGCCCGCCATCGCGCTGGTCACCACCTGGCAGGGGCTCGGCTACGGCATGACGCTCTACATCGCCTCCCTGCACGGGGTGCCCGAGGCCCTGCCGGAGGCGGCGAAGATCGACGGCGCGAACGCCTGGCAGCGCTTCCGCCACGTGATGCTGCCGATGATCTCACCGACGGTGCTGTTCCTCGTGGTCACCTCGCTGATCGGCGCCCTGCAGCTGTTCGACCCGGTGGTCGCCATGACCACCTCGGGCGGCAGCATCGGCATGGCCGGCGGGCCCGACGACTCCACGCGCACGGTGGTGCTCTACATGTACAACCAGATGTTCAACTACAACGAGCGCCTGTCCGGGCTCGGTTACGCCGCGGCGATCGCCTGGGTGCTGGCCCTGCTGACCTTCGTGCTCACGCTCGTCCAGTGGGCGTTCAGCAAGCGGTGGGTCTTCTACGCCGGTGAGGGCGCCGCCAAGAAGGGCGGCCAGGGATGA
- a CDS encoding sugar ABC transporter substrate-binding protein, with protein MRISRRLIPICLTMSAITAVTACSNTAASSGEKSNTLTIAVWGVNEDIDSIKAAAKGFEQANPGITLKFNRTDCGADYAVCKTLIAGRNMADVLVTGTWNFNQMANDGVLADLTDRMAADGVKEEDFVPVVIQSDKAAKDGRFYGLPMGYNVQSLFYNKEMFAKAGLKEPPADGDYTYDDLREWSRKLTLDANGNNADSPDFDPKNVVQWGYYNRFAIPSEPGYWPVLWAYGGGVLGGDKRDQCDLEKPGTAQAMQLLQDMMWKDHSSVTPQMEQETPGYLRWIQGHVAMQQGSHEQVTIAAQQNPSLKYDMAALPKGPEGNATMIQVHSWAAYAKSPNLDNAWKFIKYMATEGAGKQMGLIPAYKKVAEGPAFLKAPGEPEHLKEAQLDPAAWPLARTNIDPQGVLATVLGQDGLGPALNDIITGKKPAAEALKGTCAKIDKILAS; from the coding sequence ATGCGCATCTCTCGACGGCTGATACCGATCTGCCTGACCATGTCGGCGATAACCGCCGTGACCGCCTGCTCCAACACCGCGGCGTCCTCGGGGGAGAAGTCCAACACGCTGACCATCGCGGTGTGGGGCGTCAACGAGGACATCGACAGCATCAAGGCCGCCGCCAAGGGCTTCGAGCAGGCCAACCCGGGCATCACGCTGAAGTTCAACAGGACCGACTGCGGCGCCGACTACGCCGTGTGCAAGACGCTCATCGCCGGCCGCAACATGGCGGACGTGCTCGTCACCGGCACCTGGAACTTCAACCAGATGGCCAACGACGGCGTGCTCGCCGACCTGACCGACCGCATGGCCGCCGACGGCGTGAAGGAGGAGGACTTCGTCCCCGTCGTCATCCAGTCGGACAAGGCCGCGAAGGACGGGCGCTTCTACGGCCTGCCGATGGGCTACAACGTCCAGTCGCTGTTCTACAACAAGGAGATGTTCGCCAAGGCAGGGCTGAAAGAGCCGCCGGCCGACGGCGACTACACCTACGACGACCTGCGCGAATGGTCGCGCAAGCTCACCCTGGACGCCAACGGCAACAACGCCGACAGCCCGGACTTCGATCCCAAGAACGTCGTCCAGTGGGGCTACTACAACCGCTTCGCCATCCCGTCCGAGCCGGGCTACTGGCCGGTGCTGTGGGCGTACGGCGGCGGCGTGCTCGGCGGCGACAAGCGGGACCAGTGCGACCTGGAGAAGCCCGGCACCGCGCAGGCCATGCAGCTGCTGCAGGACATGATGTGGAAGGACCACAGCTCCGTCACCCCGCAGATGGAGCAGGAGACGCCCGGCTACCTGCGCTGGATCCAGGGGCACGTGGCGATGCAGCAGGGCTCGCACGAGCAGGTCACGATCGCCGCGCAGCAGAACCCGTCGCTCAAGTACGACATGGCCGCCCTGCCGAAGGGCCCCGAGGGCAACGCGACGATGATCCAGGTGCACAGCTGGGCCGCGTACGCCAAGTCCCCGAACCTGGACAACGCCTGGAAGTTCATCAAGTACATGGCGACCGAGGGCGCCGGCAAGCAGATGGGGCTGATCCCGGCGTACAAGAAGGTCGCCGAGGGGCCCGCGTTCCTGAAGGCGCCCGGCGAGCCCGAGCACCTCAAGGAGGCGCAGCTCGACCCCGCGGCCTGGCCGCTGGCCCGTACGAACATCGACCCGCAGGGCGTGCTCGCCACGGTGCTCGGTCAGGACGGGCTCGGCCCGGCGCTGAACGACATCATCACCGGCAAGAAGCCCGCGGCCGAGGCGCTCAAGGGCACCTGCGCCAAGATCGACAAGATCCTCGCCTCCTGA